TCAGTCAGCATCTACAAAAAATATGGTAGTGACGATTGCGAAAGAAGTAAAAGATGGTAAAGGTGTTATAGGAATTAATTTAAATTTAGATAACATCTTAAAAATTTCCAAAATGATTAACATTGGTGAAAAAGGTTATGCAGTTATTTTAGATCAAAATAAGCAAATTGTTAGTCATCCATCTAGAAAACCAGGTGCAAAAGTTACTGATCCTTGGATTAAACCAATTTATGAAGATAAACAAGGAAATGTGTCTTATACAGAACAAGATGATAAAAAGAATTTAATCTTTGCAACAAATGAGAAAACGGGCTGGAAAGTAGTTGGTGTTATGTTCGATGAAGAAATTACCCAAGCTGCCAGTCCAGTGTTTTATAAGACTTTGATTGTCATTGCTATCGCTATTGCATTTGGTAGTATATTAATTTATTTCATTACAAAGTCTATTACAAGGCCATTACGAAAAATAGCTGAATCGGCATATAAAATTAGTAAGGGAGATTTAACAGAGAAAATTACAATCCATTCCAAGGATGACATAGGGAAATTAGGGAATTCATTTAATGAAATGTCTACGTCTTTACAAGATGTTATTACCCAAATTAGCTTTTCAGCAGAACATGTTGCAGCATCGGCAGAAGAGTTAACAGCGAGCGTACAGCAAGCAAATGATGCGACAGATCAAATTACAATTGCAATGGAACAAGTATCAGGTGGGGCTGAATCACAAAGTCAAGGTGTTGAAGAAGGTGCGGCTACATTGCAACAAGTAAATACAGCAATTCAAGATGTAACTGGAAGCGCAGAGTCAATTTCTATTTCCTCATTACATGCGCGAGAAAGAGCTGAAGAGGGAGAAGATTTAGTTGAACAAACTGCAAAACAAATGCAGTCTATTTCTAGGTCGGTATCCGAGTCAGATGCTATTATTAAACTGCTTGATGAGAAATCAAAGCAAGTAGGAGCTATTTCTGAAGCAATTCAAAACATCGCAACTCAAACAAACTTATTAGCTTTAAATGCGGCTATTGAAGCAGCAAGAGCAGGTGAACAGGGGCGAGGATTTGCTATTGTAGCAGATGAGGTTAGAAAATTAGCAGAGCAATCAGGAGAGTCATCTGGAGAGATTGCAAATTTAATTGCAGAAATTAAGGCGGATATTGAACATACTGTTAAGGCGATGGATAATGTGAATGGAGAAGTTCAACAGGGCCTTGATGTTGTAACAAAAACGAAAGTAAGTTTTACGGAAATTTTAAGTTCTACTACACATATTGTTTCTCAAGTTAATCAAATGGTAGAAACAACGAAGAGAATTGCTGGGGATGCAAATGAAGTGACAAATGCTATTGATGAAATTGCAGCTGCTGCAGAAGAAAATACAGCTAGTATGCAAAGTGTTGCAGCTTCAACAGAAGAACAGGTTAATTCCATGGAGGAAATTAGTTCAGCTTCGCAAAACTTAGCTGAGATGGCAGAAGAACTACAAGCGATGACTAGTAAATTTAAAGTATAATAACAGCAGATAAGTAAGGTGAAAATAATATCACCTTACTTATTTTTCTATTCAGCAATTAGGGGAGTCATTAACGGGATGAAAAAAAGAAAAAGACTATGGAATTTATGGAAAACGATTACATTGTTAGTTTGTACAGTTGTAATTTTTTCTTTACTTGTGACAGATATATTAATTAGTCATAATGTAGAACGGACGACGGAGGATAGCCAAGCAGAGAAGGCAAAAACAATTGCACACATTGTGGCGAATGATTCGATTGTAATCGATGGTTTGGTTGGGAAAGCAGATACCTCTGCAATCCAAACGTATACAAATAGAATATTACAAAACACAGGTGTTCAGTTTATTGTAGTTATGGACATGAATGGAATAAGAAAGTCACATCCAAATCCTCAAAAAATAGGGCATCATTTTATTGGGGGAGATGAAGGGCCTGCATTGAAAGGAAAAGAACATGTATCGTTAGCAGAAGGAACTTTAGGTATTTCCATGCGAGTGTTTGTACCAATATTTTCTGAAACAGGTGAACAACTTGGAGCTGTGGCTGTTGGTATTTCAGCAGATAATGTAAAAGAGAGAGTTAAGGAAAGTAGACATATCATTTATATTGGTGTCGGAGTTGGTGTATTAGTCGGAATTATAGGAGCAATATTGCTAGCTAGACATATAAAGAAAAGTTTATTCGGTCTTGAGCCGCACAGGATAGCAAAAATTCTTGAAGAAAGAAATACGATGCTACAATCTGTAAAGGAAGGTATTATTGCTGTAGATAAAGAGGCTAGAGTAACATTAATTAATAATGAAGCGAAACGTCTATTTAAAAAAAGCGGACTTGAAGAAGATTTTATCGGTAAAGATGTTGAGTTGTATATGCCAAATTCACGTATAAAAGAAGTATTGCAAACGGGAGAAGTACAATTAAACGAAGAACAAAATATTTATGGAATTACGATTGTGACGAATCGAGTTCCTTTATATGTAAAAGGAGAAATAGTTGGTGCAATTGCAACATTTCGTGATAAAACAGAGATTAGAAAACTAGCAGAGGAACTAACTGGTATTAGACTATATGCAGAAGCATTACGGGCACAATCTCATGAGTTTATGAATAAGATGCATGTCGTATTAGGGCTTACACATATGAAGCAGTATGAAGAATTACAGAAGTATATAAGCGGCATGGTATCAGAGCATCAATATGAAATTGGTGGAGTTATGAAAAGAATAAAAAGTCCAGTATTTGCTGGTTTTTTACTAGGTAAGCTCAGCTATGCTAGAGAGAAAAATATAAAATTAATTATAAGTGAAGATTCTTATATGCCGGAAATAGATGATGAAAGTATTACTCATGAACTTATTACGATTGTCGGAAATTTAATTGATAATGCATTAGAGGCAGTTACGAATTGTGAAAAGAAGCGAGTTGAAGTTAAGATACAACATGGGGATATACTAACTATTACAGTACAAGATACGGGAAAAGGTATACAAGAAAAAGAAATAGAGCAATTATTTACGAAAGGTTATTCCACAAAGGGAGATAACCGCGGTTATGGTTTGTATCTTGTAAAAGAAAGTATACAGCGAATAAATGGGGAAATTCATATGCATTCATTAGTAGGTAAGGGAACAACGATAACAATTGAAATACCTAAAGGTAGGGATGAGAGGCAAATATGATTAAAGTTTTAATTGTAGAAGATGACCCGATGGTAGCAATGCTAAATACGCATTATTTAGAGCAAGTAGGAGGATTTGAACTTGTTCAAGCAGTTAACTCAGTAAAGTCGGCGATCGAAATATTAGAGAAATCACGAGTAGATTTAGTATTACTTGATATTTTTATGCCTGAAGAGACTGGTTTTGAGCTTTTAATGTATATCCGGAACCAAGAAAAAGAAATTGATATTATAATGATTTCAGCTGTACATGATATGGGAAGTATTAAAAAAGCATTACAATATGGTGTAGTAGATTATTTAATTAAACCATTTACATTTGAACGATTTAAAGAGGCATTAACTATATATCGAGAAAAACTTACTTTCATGAAAGAACAACAAAAAATTAGTCAATCGGAATTAGATTCGTTAATTTTACAAAAAGAAAAAAGGGAGCCTACTGTCACGAAAGAGCTTCCGAAAGGGTTAACGAAGCAAACGTTGCAATTAATTTGGCAGAAGATCGAGTCGTTGAATGGAAGAGTGTTTACAACAGATGAAATGGCACAATTAGTTGGAATTTCAAGAGTTTCTATTCGAAAATATGTAATGTTTTTGACTGACATTGGAGTGTTAGAAAACGAAATGATGTACCAACATGTGGGCAGACCTGTAAGTAAATTA
This DNA window, taken from Bacillus cereus ATCC 14579, encodes the following:
- a CDS encoding methyl-accepting chemotaxis protein, whose translation is MTDKAKENISILNTVISQNIEEKFVDATYFADILTEDTYLNGQEEIVRTKLAQYIKLHPEVEGIYIGTETGKFIREPFIQMADGYNPTDRSWYKEAHENKGKVIVTAPYQSASTKNMVVTIAKEVKDGKGVIGINLNLDNILKISKMINIGEKGYAVILDQNKQIVSHPSRKPGAKVTDPWIKPIYEDKQGNVSYTEQDDKKNLIFATNEKTGWKVVGVMFDEEITQAASPVFYKTLIVIAIAIAFGSILIYFITKSITRPLRKIAESAYKISKGDLTEKITIHSKDDIGKLGNSFNEMSTSLQDVITQISFSAEHVAASAEELTASVQQANDATDQITIAMEQVSGGAESQSQGVEEGAATLQQVNTAIQDVTGSAESISISSLHARERAEEGEDLVEQTAKQMQSISRSVSESDAIIKLLDEKSKQVGAISEAIQNIATQTNLLALNAAIEAARAGEQGRGFAIVADEVRKLAEQSGESSGEIANLIAEIKADIEHTVKAMDNVNGEVQQGLDVVTKTKVSFTEILSSTTHIVSQVNQMVETTKRIAGDANEVTNAIDEIAAAAEENTASMQSVAASTEEQVNSMEEISSASQNLAEMAEELQAMTSKFKV
- a CDS encoding sensor histidine kinase, yielding MKKRKRLWNLWKTITLLVCTVVIFSLLVTDILISHNVERTTEDSQAEKAKTIAHIVANDSIVIDGLVGKADTSAIQTYTNRILQNTGVQFIVVMDMNGIRKSHPNPQKIGHHFIGGDEGPALKGKEHVSLAEGTLGISMRVFVPIFSETGEQLGAVAVGISADNVKERVKESRHIIYIGVGVGVLVGIIGAILLARHIKKSLFGLEPHRIAKILEERNTMLQSVKEGIIAVDKEARVTLINNEAKRLFKKSGLEEDFIGKDVELYMPNSRIKEVLQTGEVQLNEEQNIYGITIVTNRVPLYVKGEIVGAIATFRDKTEIRKLAEELTGIRLYAEALRAQSHEFMNKMHVVLGLTHMKQYEELQKYISGMVSEHQYEIGGVMKRIKSPVFAGFLLGKLSYAREKNIKLIISEDSYMPEIDDESITHELITIVGNLIDNALEAVTNCEKKRVEVKIQHGDILTITVQDTGKGIQEKEIEQLFTKGYSTKGDNRGYGLYLVKESIQRINGEIHMHSLVGKGTTITIEIPKGRDERQI
- a CDS encoding response regulator; amino-acid sequence: MIKVLIVEDDPMVAMLNTHYLEQVGGFELVQAVNSVKSAIEILEKSRVDLVLLDIFMPEETGFELLMYIRNQEKEIDIIMISAVHDMGSIKKALQYGVVDYLIKPFTFERFKEALTIYREKLTFMKEQQKISQSELDSLILQKEKREPTVTKELPKGLTKQTLQLIWQKIESLNGRVFTTDEMAQLVGISRVSIRKYVMFLTDIGVLENEMMYQHVGRPVSKLRCVDQKKIEFYV